From the genome of Anopheles moucheti chromosome 3, idAnoMoucSN_F20_07, whole genome shotgun sequence, one region includes:
- the LOC128300542 gene encoding ring canal kelch homolog, producing the protein MLSFIQYTIGIMSSLGNGNNQHNINSNTGSSQNSAAEGTMERGSCILVRYASQNSLDESSQKQLPRSNGKEKTTGAYRNNIHTQRSFEAMNMMREQNLLCDVVLVAEGIEIPAHKMVLASCSPYFYAMFTGFEESRQDRITLQGVDPRALQLLIEYVYRAVVEVTEDNVQILLTAANLLQLTDVRDACCDYLQTQLDPSNCLGIRDFADIHGCIDLLNYAETYIEQHFSEVVQFDEFLNLTSDQVAHLIKSDRLSVPTEEKVYECVITWIQYDVNGRQHHLAELMEHVRLPLLSQDYLVQYVEKEQLMKGDLQCKDYIIEALKYHLLKGEQKTCFKTPRTIPRQPVGLPKVLLVIGGQAPKAIRSVECYDLREEKWYQVAEMPTRRCRAGLAVLGDKVYAVGGFNGSLRVKTVDVYDPVLDQWTTSHNMEARRSTLGVAVLNHCIYAVGGFDGSTGLSSAEMFDPKRQEWRLIASMSTRRSSVGVGVVNGLLYAVGGYDGASRQCLASVERYNPSTDTWTQIAEMSARRSGAGVGVLDNILYAVGGHDGPLVRKSVEAYDPATNTWRAVGDMAFCRRNAGVVAHNGMLYVVGGDDGLSNLASVEVYSPETDSWRILPSSMSIGRSYAGVAMIDKPL; encoded by the exons ATGCTATCATTCATACAGTACACAATAGGAATCATGAGTAGTCTCGGCAACGGCAACAATCagcacaacatcaacagcaacaccgGAAGCAGCCAAAACTCGGCCGCCGAAGGCACAATGGAACGTGGAAG CTGCATCCTTGTACGTTACGCAAGCCAAAATTCGCTGGACGAAAGCTCCCAGAAGCAGCTGCCACGGtcgaatggaaaggaaaaaacgaCCGGAGCCTACCGTAACAACATCCACACGCAGCGTTCGTTCGAGGCCATGAACATGATGCGAGA GCAAAATCTTCTCTGCGATGTGGTGCTGGTAGCGGAGGGTATTGAGATCCCGGCCCACAAAATGGTGCTCGCATCCTGCAGCCCGTACTTCTATGCGATGTTTACCGGGTTCGAGGAAAGCCGACAGGATCGTATTACACTGCAAGGGGTCGATCCGCGGGCGCTGCAGCTGCTGATCGAGTACGTGTACCgggcggtggtggaggttaCGGAAGATAACGTGCAGATACTGCTAACCGCGGCCAATTTGTTGCAACTGACCGATGTGAGGGATGCGTGCTGTGACTATCTGCAGACCCAGCTCGATCCGAGCAATTGTTTGGGGATACGCGATTTTGCCGACATACACGGGTGTATCGATCTGCTAAACTATGCGGAAACATACATTGAGCAACATTTTTC GGAGGTCGTTCAGTTTGACGAGTTTCTAAATCTGACCAGTGATCAAGTGGCTCATCTGATCAAGAGCGATCGTTTATCGGTTCCAACAGAAGAGAAG GTGTACGAATGTGTCATCACCTGGATACAGTACGATGTGAATGGACGCCAGCATCATTTGGCAGAGCTAATGGAGCACGTACGGTTGCCATTACTCTCCCAGGACTATCTCGTCCAGTACGTGGAGAAGGAGCAGCTCATGAAGGGTGACCTTCAGTGCAAGGACTACATTATAGAAGCTCTCAAATATCATCTGCTGAAGGGTGAACAGAAAACGTGCTTCAAAACGCCCCGTACCATTCCGCGCCAGCCAGTTGGATTGCCGAAGGTGTTGCTTGTTATCGGTGGCCAAGCACCGAAAGCTATCCGCTCGGTTGAATGTTACGATCTGCGGGAGGAAAAGTGGTACCAGGTTGCTGAGATGCCCACACGCCGGTGCCGAGCCGGGTTGGCTGTACTAGGCGATAAAGTGTATGCCGTCGGTGGATTTAATGGGTCGCTGCGTGTGAAAACGGTCGATGTGTACGATCCGGTGCTGGACCAGTGGACCACGAGCCACAACATGGAGGCACGTCGCTCGACGCTTGGTGTTGCGGTACTTAACCACTGCATTTATGCCGTCGGTGGGTTCGATGGATCGACCGGCTTAAGCTCGGCCGAGATGTTCGACCCCAAGCGGCAAGAGTGGCGACTGATTGCGTCCATGTCGACGCGCCGCAGTTCGGTAGGAGTCGGTGTAGTAAACGGTCTCCTGTACGCCGTTGGTGGATATGACGGTGCGTCGCGACAGTGTTTAGCATCGGTCGAACGGTACAATCCTTCCACGGACACCTGGACACAGATTGCGGAAATGTCTGCTCGGCGAAGTGGAGCGGGAGTCGGTGTGCTCGATAACATTCTCTACGCGGTGGGCGGTCACGACGGACCGTTGGTACGAAAGTCGGTCGAAGCTTACGATCCAGCCACAAACACTTGGCGTGCGGTGGGCGATATGGCATTCTGTCGACGGAACGCGGGAGTTGTCGCACACAACGGCATGCTGTACGTCGTCGGTGGTGACGATGGACTCTCGAATCTGGCTTCGGTTGAAGTGTACAGTCCGGAGACGGACAGTTGGCGTATTTTGCCCTCGTCGATGAGCATCGGTCGCAGTTATGCTGGAGTAGCAATGATAGATAAGCCCTTGTGA
- the LOC128305214 gene encoding uncharacterized protein LOC128305214, giving the protein MSAVETQLQSPIEGSDMVNGNQTATILELAMVALRLTKATGTDGNSNNGHQQRLRQQITLSEVAYHDCYDDCWIVLYDRVYDVTNFLKLHPGGHDVLVENAGRDATIAFLNAGHSGTAIKSLKQYEIGELPPSECIYRCTGKLTLTLPD; this is encoded by the exons ATGTCCGCGGTAGAAACACAGCTGCAAAGCCCGATCGAGGGAAGTGATATGGTGAACGGTAATCAAACGGCAACCATACTGGAGCTGGCAATGGTCGCGCTACGGTTAACTAAAGCGACCGGTACGGATGGCAACAGTAATAATGGCCACCAGCAGCGACTACGACAACAGATTACGCTCAGTGAGGTGGCTTATCACGATTGCTATGACGATTGCTGGATCGTACTGTACGATCGTGTGTACGATGTTACGAATTTTCTGAAATTG CACCCTGGCGGACATGATGTGCTGGTGGAGAATGCAGGACGCGACGCTACCATCGCCTTCCTCAATGCTGGACACTCTGGTACGGCGATCAAGTCCCTCAAACAGTACGAAATAGGCGAACTTCCACCGAGCGAATGTATCTACAGGTGTACGGGAAAGCTCACCCTAACCCTGCCCGACTAA
- the LOC128300686 gene encoding ring canal kelch homolog: protein MQQLYHPMAYRNELYDRTAGYDVPRGRPAPNYYQNQPSGGSSNGRYPNLHLDLNRVRYPSGSSSQQQQQRTPRQRSFDDTESYHYYRCQNQSNGIAKYDNLYERVREEPAYQNTGSFAPAANRAAGLFGRFDVIGHGVGRIERHLSSSCGNIDHYSLGGHYAVLGHSHLGTMGHIRLNQTNGSGSNGVAGAAANGPHCTNGTSVTQPNPTKDSSSVNVKSFFSCLGGENSQSMNNLNKSSTSNGTAAGGVAASNGNDSTLPGPGSAGSSGAAGGNGGGQGSSIMGGLASAAAVGANGAGSSSTMGGKSTGAIPKINRKSKQSQQVPLDPVGSVPAPPSLVVGNGLPQPDVSLGGGDPTYANACGGRVTKPSLQWLLVNKWLPLWVGQTPPDYKFIDFNFMFSRNCDGCSSAGGSHGQQQQQQELVRYGTIDQADYIPPAREYPTMTGSYPRVLRNTPQLARLREHEYENVPLNDPPTRGTRGISALQPARARSESPSRSGADPLLRTWAFNFENNTFRPARSPALTTGSSSLAINRDKPRAVRRITDGTFGVRDIQQIDTEKPGPSGLAGKFVGMKQTEPDKEDGRLSSASSSSDSDNFAIESLAAESGGQPEEEEDEDGSTRSADIRPDGGPVGNSTEKEQVGSSSNDTSDSLNYDGPEAADRSLSEDEVELAVASAVTVEEGERPDHTVPE, encoded by the coding sequence ATGCAACAGCTGTACCATCCGATGGCGTATCGTAACGAGCTATACGATCGCACTGCCGGCTATGATGTTCCACGTGGCCGACCAGCTCCGAACTACTACCAGAATCAACCTTCTGGTGGGTCGTCTAATGGACGATATCCCAACCTTCATCTCGACCTGAACCGTGTTCGCTATCCATCGGGGTCCAgctcacagcagcagcaacaacgcaCACCACGCCAGCGTAGTTTCGACGACACGGAATCGTACCATTACTATCGATGTCAAAATCAATCCAACGGAATAGCGAAGTATGACAACTTGTACGAGCGCGTAAGAGAGGAACCGGCCTACCAGAACACGGGATCTTTTGCACCGGCCGCCAACCGTGCGGCAGGCCTTTTCGGGCGTTTCGATGTGATTGGGCATGGTGTTGGACGTATCGAGCGCCATTTAAGCTCGTCCTGCGGAAACATTGATCACTACAGTCTCGGTGGACATTACGCCGTGCTCGGACACAGCCATCTCGGAACGATGGGACACATTCGACTCAATCAGACGAACGGCAGCGGATCGAACGGGGTAGCAGGTGCAGCAGCAAATGGACCGCACTGCACTAATGGTACCTCGGTTACGCAACCAAACCCAACCAAGGATTCATCGTCGGTGAATGTGAAGAGTTTCTTCAGCTGTCTCGGTGGAGAGAATTCACAATCGATGAACAATCTGAACAAGTCATCCACATCGAATGGAACGGCCGCTGGTGGAGTGGCTGCAAGCAATGGGAATGATAGTACATTGCCAGGACCGGGATCGGCAGGATCATCAGGGGCAGCAGGAGGAAATGGTGGTGGACAAGGCAGTAGCATTATGGGTGGATTAGCGAGTGCTGCCGCTGTTGGTGCGAATGGTGCCGGGTCGAGTAGTACAATGGGAGGCAAATCAACCGGTGCAATACCGAAGATAAAccgaaaatcgaaacaatCACAGCAAGTACCATTGGATCCGGTCGGTAGCGTACCGGCGCCACCATCACTCGTTGTCGGAAATGGTTTGCCTCAACCGGATGTTTCCCTTGGGGGAGGCGATCCAACGTACGCGAATGCATGCGGTGGTCGGGTTACGAAGCCCTCGCTGCAGTGGTTACTGGTGAACAAGTGGCTTCCCCTATGGGTCGGACAAACGCCTCCGGATTACAAATTTATCGATTTTAACTTCATGTTTTCACGAAACTGTGACGGTTGTTCGTCAGCAGGTGGATCTCAcgggcagcaacagcagcagcaagagcTCGTACGTTATGGCACGATCGATCAAGCCGATTATATTCCACCGGCCCGGGAGTATCCCACTATGACCGGAAGTTACCCGAGGGTGCTTCGCAATACGCCCCAGCTGGCTCGATTGCGTGAGCATGAGTATGAGAATGTGCCGCTGAATGATCCGCCCACCCGTGGGACACGTGGGATTTCTGCCCTCCAACCAGCGCGAGCCCGCTCGGAAAGTCCTAGTCGTTCTGGAGCTGATCCATTGCTGCGTACTTGGGCATTCAATTTCGAAAACAATACCTTCCGTCCAGCGCGTAGTCCGGCGCTAACGACAGGATCCTCCAGTTTGGCTATAAATCGTGACAAACCGCGCGCTGTTCGTCGAATTACGGATGGAACGTTCGGCGTACGAGATATACAACAAATAGACACAGAAAAGCCCGGACCGAGCGGATTGGCCGGAAAGTTTGTCGGCATGAAGCAGACAGAGCCGGATAAGGAGGATGGTCGTCTTTCGTCGGCTTCTTCGTCATCGGATTCGGATAACTTTGCTATCGAATCGCTTGCCGCGGAATCTGGCGGGCAAccggaagaagaggaagatgaGGATGGTAGCACCCGGTCGGCAGATATTCGTCCGGATGGTGGACCTGTGGGCAATTCTACCGAGAAGGAACAGGTCGGTTCCTCCTCGAACGATACATCCGATTCGCTAAACTATGACGGGCCGGAAGCGGCCGATCGCTCACTATCGGAGGATGAAGTTGAGCTGGCCGTTGCTTCCGCTGTCACCGTGGAAGAGGGCGAACGACCGGACCACACGGTGCCGGAATAA
- the LOC128301784 gene encoding protein spaetzle 3 gives MALVNYTLPFGNMQPPTWATVSPLQNQHASAVNNLLYGPAGHQGDDQDFYKNAPYAPPQRQAKQTPPQQQQQQQQPQQHSIQYRQTPRNNYLPPPSYIPPGAGNYPQAPTPPPQTQQPPGRTYGEGTYGDGSGSPPNAGVPQQSQPPSQQPAYYEYSSGSYATQPGRPFADQHANPQTGTSYRPNTPQPAAPRTPVNQGGAASYPQRPPVYASVGSTGPRTSIHPVLDYDEEEDDDYYDEAVEVTPIVGISDNRKNSRMPTVTPIQGPIFIKNGTVPVVPLFAYPQVSNGTFIQIPIWWTALSVALGLSIHGDVIRGVPCIKKYHQLFCPTAGNTYPSDKIEMFIDENKALMKRMYGDFEMASRFPPSSPGRKRKRSVPGTDPYGDDDEFTLLPELMDLYGEPGGEVRLGGDSYFSKLRKKRQNQNTSTRGNNGGRGSGGSGSGASGGTTNARQTATPANGNGGSANGESNTGRVDACESKIEIVTPYWATNSAGKVRAIVNTQHFEQAIHQEVCSKTQTNRCSGDCGCEQKYKWHRLLAYDPDNDCKGIFMDWFLFPSCCVCRCNP, from the exons ATGGCTTTGGTGAACTATACGCTGCCATTTGGCAACATGCAGCCCCCGACGTGGGCTACCGTGAGTCCGTTGCAAAACCAGCATGCATCGGCTGTGAACAATCTGCTGTACGGACCGGCCGGTCATCAGGGAGATGATCAGGATTTTTACAAGAATGCTCCATATGCTCCACCACAGCGACAAGCAAAGCAAACTCCTcctcaacagcagcagcagcaacagcaaccgcagcaacaTTCGATTCAGTACCGACAAACGCCCAGGAACAACTACTTGCCTCCTCCATCGTACATCCCGCCAGGCGCCGGGAACTATCCACAGGCACCCACACCACCCCCACAGACACAGCAACCACCCGGTCGGACGTACGGCGAGGGAACGTACGGGGACGGAAGCGGTAGCCCACCGAACGCGGGTGTACCGCAGCAATCGCAGCCACCGTCTCAGCAACCCGCATACTACGAGTACTCGTCCGGTAGCTACGCCACCCAACCCGGCCGCCCATTTGCGGATCAGCACGCGAACCCACAGACGGGTACGAGCTATCGCCCCAATACTCCCCAACCGGCGGCACCACGAACGCCTGTCAATCAGGGCGGTGCCGCCAGCTACCCGCAGCGACCGCCGGTGTACGCTAGCGTGGGGTCAACCGGGCCCCGCACCTCGATACATCCGGTGCTGGATTACGATGAGGAGGAGGATGATGATTACTACGACGAAGCGGTGGAGGTGACTCCGATTGTTGGGATCTCAG ATAACCGAAAAAACTCTCGCATGCCAACAGTCACACCGATCCAGGGGCCCATATTTATAAAGAATGGGACCGTTCCTGTTGTGCCATTATTCGCGTATCCTCAAGTCAGCAACGGAACATTCATCCAAATACCG ATATGGTGGACAGCTTTATCCGTCGCACTCGGGCTCAGCATTCATGGAGATGTCATCAGAGGTGTTCCGTGCATAAAGAAGTACCATCAACTGTTCTGTCCGACGGCGGGCAATACCTATCCTAG TGACAAGATTGAGATGTTCATCGATGAGAACAAAGCACTAATGAAGCGAATGTATGGTGACTTCGAGATGGCATCACGGTTTCCGCCGTCGTCCCCGGGGCGGAAACGTAAGCGGAGTGTACCGGGGACGGATCCCTACGGTGACGATGACGAGTTTACGCTGCTGCCGGAACTGATGGACCTGTACGGTGAGCCGGGCGGTGAGGTACGGCTCGGTGGCGATTCGTACTTCAGCAAGCTGCGAAAGAAACGTCAAAATCAGAACACTAGCACCCGTGGTAACAATGGTGGACGCGGTAGCGGCGGTAGTGGCAGTGGAGCTAGCGGAGGAACCACCAATGCACGCCAGACGGCAACTCCAGCCAACGGGAATGGAGGCAGTGCGAACGGCGAATCCAACACGGGCAG GGTTGATGCCTGCGAGTCGAAGATCGAGATAGTGACGCCATACTGGGCGACGAATTCCGCCGGCAAGGTGCGCGCCATCGTCAACACGCAGCACTTTGAGCAGGCGATCCACCAGGAAGTGTGTTC caaaacacaaacgaacCGTTGCTCCGGCGACTGTGGCTGTGAGCAGAAGTACAAATGGCACCGATTGCTAGCGTACGATCCGGACAACGATTGTAAGGGCATCTTTATGGACTGGTTCCTGTTTCCGTCGTGTTGCGTCTGCCGGTGCAATCCTTAG
- the LOC128303809 gene encoding sodium-coupled monocarboxylate transporter 1-like, with the protein MDEDTILLEDSSVEMTTGSSTETTPSPFTFDPVTFITQLVTESTKLLTSTTMQTTSTVVSTVSSTPSTLALETSTITSDTTSVSDGSSITTPESILTTSTMTAITETLLFSWFDYTIFALLLLLSTFIGVYFGFLSKIKQNNKKEYLLGGKTMNKFPVSASLIASHISGITMLGVPSEMYSHGTQYWMFIIPAFTVAFLMKTIYLPVFYDLQVTSAFTYLELRFDKFVRSAASLVYALQCLIYIPIVIYVPALAFSQVTGINLHVITPIICVICIFYTTVGGLRAVVWTDTLQFVLMIGACIAVIVLGISSVGGFMEVWEAADRGKRLIFFNMDPNPFVRSSFWTVCFGLTTLWVSNLAVNQGCVQRFLAVPDLRVAKNSLIIFTGGLIFVKSCSCFIGLLIYAKYETCDPFSTQKISKIDQILPYYIMDVGTKIPGLPGLFVSGIFSAALSTMSSVLNTLAGTIYEDFIQHRMPNASEKKASNIMKMLVVLLGFLVLGLVFVAERMGQVMHIAIASSGVTSGTMLGMFTAGMISRRINTKGIISAAVVSMAITGTVMTGAQLNPKPPMLPLRTDGCDANVFTNVTTILTQTISQATETDTVPLIFRLSFMHYSLLGLVSFFIVSFVVSELTGGGDIDDERLLAPFLRNSDKLEKEMTLLKHNIKYEEIDMALRELQKPSDPEKK; encoded by the exons ATGGATGAGGATACAATTCTGCTGGAGGACTCGAGCGTGGAAATGACCACCGGTTCCAGCACAGAAACCACACCGTCACCTTTTACCTTCGATCCTGTAACATTCATCACACAGCTTGTTACCGAATCTACCAAACTACTGACCTCGACAACGATGCAGACCACCTCCACTGTAGTCTCCACTGTATCCAGCACTCCAAGTACGTTAGCGCTGGAAACGTCCACGATCACCAGTGACACAACTTCGGTATCGGATGGCTCATCGATCACTACACCCGAGAGTATTCTCACCACCAGCACAATGACAGCGATTACCGAGACACTTCTTTTCTCGTGGTTTGATTACACGATCTTCgcgctgctactgctgctgtcaACGTTTATCGGGGTTTACTTCGGATTTTTGTCAAAAATTAAGCAGAACAACAAGAAGGAGTATCTGCTGGGTGGTAAAACGATGAACAAATTCCCCGTATCGGCATCCCTTATCGCCAG TCATATATCGGGAATAACAATGCTTGGTGTCCCTTCCGAGATGTACAGCCATGGAACACAGTACTGGATGTTTATTATACCAGCGTTCACG GTTGCATTCTTGATGAAAACGATCTACCTGCCGGTATTCTACGATCTTCAGGTAACTTCCGCCTTTACCTATCTGGAGCTGCGCTTTGACAAGTTTGTCCGATCGGCTGCCAGTCTGGTGTATGCGCTACAGTGCCTCATCTACATCCCGATCGTGATCTACGTCCCGGCGCTCGCCTTCAGCCAGGTGACGGGAATTAATCTGCACGTGATTACGCCCATCATCTGTGTGATCTGCATCTTCTACACCACCGTCGGAGGGCTGCGAGCGGTCGTCTGGACCGATACACTGCAGTTCGTGCTTATGATTGGAGCTTGCATTGCTGTCATCGTGCTAGGCATCAGCTCTGTTGGAGGATTCATGGAAGTTTGGGAAGCCGCGGATCGTGGGAAGCGTCTTATCTTTTTCAA CATGGACCCCAACCCATTTGTACGTTCATCGTTCTGGACCGTCTGTTTCGGACTAACGACCCTCTGGGTCTCCAACCTGGCAGTGAATCAAGGCTGCGTGCAGCGTTTCTTGGCCGTCCCAGATCTTCGGGTGGCAAAAAATTCGCTCATCATCTTCACCGGAGGTTTAATCTTCGTCAAGAGCTGCTCCTGCTTTATCGGGTTACTCATCTACGCCAAGTACGAAACGTGCGATCCCTTCTCCACTCAGAAGATCTCCAAAATTGATCAAATACTACCGTACTACATTATGGACGTGGGCACGAAGATTCCCGGGCTGCCGGGACTGTTCGTGTCCGGCATCTTCTCCGCCGCTCTGTCGACGATGTCCTCCGTACTGAACACCCTGGCCGGTACCATCTACGAGGACTTCATACAGCATCGAATGCCGAACGCTAGCGAAAAGAAGGCAAGTAACATCATGAAGATGTTGGTCGTGCTGCTCGGCTTCCTGGTGCTTGGGCTCGTGTTCGTTGCCGAACGGATGGGCCAGGTTATGCACATTGCCATCGCGTCCTCGGGCGTCACGTCCGGCACCATGCTGGGCATGTTCACGGCCGGCATGATTTCGAGGCGCATCAACACGAAGGGTATTATCAGTGCGGCAGTTGTGTCGATGGCAATCACCGGCACGGTGATGACGGGTGCTCAGCTGAATCCCAAACCCCCGATGCTTCCGTTACGGACTGATGGATGTGATGCGAATGTTTTTACCAACGTAACCACCATCTTAACGCAGACTATCTCGCAAGCGACAGAAACGGATACGGTTCCTCTAATCTTCAGGCTAAGCTTTATGCACTACTCGCTGTTGGGGCTGGTGAGCTTCTTTATCGTGTCGTTCGTTGTAAGCGAACTCACTGGCGGCGGGGACATCGACGACGAACGGTTGCTGGCACCGTTTCTACGCAACTCGGACAagctggagaaggaaatgacaCTGCtgaagcacaacatcaagtaTGAGGAAATCGATATGGCACTACGGGAACTACAAAAACCATCCGATCCGGAGAAAAAGTAG